Proteins from one Setaria italica strain Yugu1 chromosome V, Setaria_italica_v2.0, whole genome shotgun sequence genomic window:
- the LOC101756912 gene encoding reticulon-like protein B9 codes for MATTMHGHSAPRLFGRERTLHAALGGRRAADIILWRDKKESAAILAAATAAWGLFEVAEFHFLTLVCYAAMIGMLVFFIWTNASSFFNLPVPRIPETLLSERATRQAIQDGHRRLSRLVETLYYIACGKDIKMFILTVFSLYIASVIADCFSSLTLLYLVVLGTMTLPALYERYHDEVDHLVARGVHDLRTHFADMDSGVLRKIPRGAGAAAK; via the exons ATGGCAACGACAATGCATGGACACAGCGCGCCCAGGCTCTTCGGCAGGGAGAGAACGCTCCACGCGGCCCTGGGTGGTCGCAGAG CGGCGGACATCATCCTCTGGAGGGACAAGAAGGAGTCGGCGGCCATCCttgccgccgcgacggcggcgtggggaCTGTTCGAGGTGGCGGAGTTCCATTTCCTGACGCTGGTCTGCTACGCGGCCATGATCGGCATGCTCGTCTTCTTCATATGGACCAACGCGTCCTCATTCTTCAACCT GCCGGTTCCTCGAATCCCTGAGACTCTCCTGTCGGAGAGAGCGACCAGGCAAGCGATCCAAGACGGGCACAGAAGGCTATCCAGGCTGGTCGAGACGCTCTACTACATCGCTTGCGGCAAGGACATCAAAATGTTCATCCTG ACGGTGTTCTCCCTGTACATCGCGTCGGTGATCGCCGACTGCTTCAGCTCCCTGACGCTCCTCTACCTCG TGGTGTTGGGCACGATGACGCTGCCGGCGCTGTACGAGCGATACCACGACGAGGTGGACCACCTGGTGGCGCGAGGCGTGCACGACCTGCGGACCCACTTCGCGGACATGGATTCAGGTGTCCTCAGGAAGATCCCGAGAGGGGCAGGAGCTGCGGCCAAGTGA
- the LOC101757309 gene encoding leucine-rich repeat extensin-like protein 2: protein MEPVPPATAAGVGGSGPGPGPGYPESTESSPRSRGGDSWDEPFPSSAAAAAAAAGGGGRLRLMCSFGGRIVPRPTDKSLCYLGGETRIVAVDRHASLADVHARLSRSLLGGRPFTLKYQLPNEDLDSLISVSTDEDLDNLVDEYDRIAASSSGGGSSRTSRIRLFLFPAKPESSSSLGSLLDDSSKSENWFVDALNSAISGSLDGIPRGISTDSASVNCLLGLEDDSSVHSRSGVPNSAPSEEQRGSQHQKLPATAAAAGGRHPHDVQSVPDSPMLDKNSSFGSTSSAPSLSNLPPIRVRPEDRPPDARVMPPTTVEDHFAQMGISEQQLPPAAYMQPPPQVPIPAMAVPVASPSEASSRVFSDDDKSDHGGGSRKPQPPKQEVPPVADPTNRAVYYNDRSPPADLKRDMPVGTEAASYRLPVSAPDAAAAAAAAAVTQPPPGYVFAQMHAPPPPQQQQPPPQPPQQPQQPAPQQIVTAGNQHFIHNPATGTFIPIQSYYHHPVPQQAPHPVPQQAPQPVPRPQQAHAFDPNTGMYYIPMQQNAPQPYSMPPGAQVSLPPPALVDTTPKPTVPIPQMAVKPELQQPGVYRTTAAPTPAQAPNAAPGYAGVGYHHVIQSHHHPAQQPVANMAGNYGYEYADPNRPQVYYSQAAAPPTMPPQYQPIVSPDAGQAEKH, encoded by the exons ATGGAGCcggtgccgccggcgacggccgccggCGTGGGGGGCTCCGGCCCCGGCCCTGGGCCCGGGTACCCCGAGTCCACGGAGTCCTCCCCGCGCAGCCGCGGCGGGGACTCGTGGGACGAGCCCTTCCcgtcctccgcggccgccgccgccgcggcggccggcggcgggggccggctcCGCCTGATGTGCAGCTTCGGGGGCCGGATCGTCCCGCGGCCGACGGACAAGTCCCTCTGCTACCTCGGCGGGGAGACCCGGATCGTGGCCGTGGACCGGCACGCGTCGCTCGCCGACGTCCACGCGCGCCTCTCCCGCTCGCTCCTCGGGGGCCGCCCCTTCACGCTCAAATACCAGCTCCCCAACGAGGACCTCGACTCGCTCATCTCCGTCTCCACCGACGAGGACCTCGACAACCTCGTCGACGAGTACGACCGCATCGCCGCCTCATCCTCTGGCGGCGGATCCTCGCGGACCTCGCGGATCCggctcttcctcttccccgcCAAGCCCGAGTCCTCGTCCTCGCTCGGCTCGCTCCTCGACGACTCCTCCAAGTCCGAGAACTGGTTCGTCGACGCCCTCAACAGCGCCATCTCCGGCTCCCTCGACGGCATCCCCAGGGGGATCTCCACCGACTCCGCCTCCGTCAATTGCCTCCTCGGCCTGGAGGACGACTCATCCGTCCACTCCCGCAGCGGGGTCCCAAACTCAGCTCCCTCCGAGGAACAGCGCGGAAGCCAGCATCAGAAGctcccggccaccgccgccgccgccggcggcaggcaCCCGCACGACGTCCAGTCCGTGCCGGATTCGCCGATGCTGGATAAGAATTCCTCGTTCGGCTCGAcctcctcggcgccgtcgcTATCGAATCTGCCGCCTATACGCGTGCGGCCGGAGGACCGCCCGCCGGACGCCCGTGTCATGCCACCTACCACCGTGGAGGACCACTTCGCGCAGATGGGGATCTCCGAGCAGCAGCTGCCGCCTGCTGCCTACATGCAACCGCCACCGCAGGTGCCGATCCCTGCCATGGCCGTTCCAGTTGCGAGCCCCTCTGAGGCGTCCAGCCGAGTGTTCTCGGACGATGATAAGTCCGATCATGGTGGCGGAAGCAGGAAGCCACAGCCTCCAAAGCAGGAGGTTCCACCCGTTGCTGATCCCACCAATAG AGCCGTCTACTACAACGATAGGTCTCCTCCAGCCGATCTGAAGCGAGATATGCCAGTGGGAACTGAAGCTGCCAGCTACCGCCTCCCAGTATCGGCtcctgatgctgctgctgccgctgcggcTGCCGCAGTGACACAGCCCCCACCTGGATATGTCTTTGCCCAGATGcatgcgccgcctccgccacagCAGCAACAGCCACCGCCGCAGCCACCACAACAACCGCAACAGCCAGCTCCACAGCAGATTGTTACTGCTGGAAATCAGCATTTCATCCACAACCCAGCCACCGGCACCTTCATTCCAATCCAATCATATTATCACCATCCTGTCCCTCAACAGGCACCCCATCCTGTCCCTCAACAGGCACCCCAGCCTGTGCCTCGGCCGCAACAAGCGCATGCATTCGACCCGAATACCGGGATGTATTACATTCCTATGCAGCAGAATGCACCTCAGCCTTATAGCATGCCTCCTGGTGCACAAGTCAGTTTGCCACCGCCTGCCCTTGTTGACACAACGCCAAAGCCAACCGTGCCTATTCCTCAGATGGCAGTGAAGCCTGAATTGCAGCAACCTGGTGTTTACCGAACAACAGCTGCTCCCACCCCTGCACAAGCACCCAATGCCGCACCTGGATATGCTGGAGTGGGATACCACCATGTTATTCAATCCCACCACCACCCTGCACAGCAGCCCGTTGCGAACATGGCAGGCAACTATGGGTATGAGTATGCTGATCCGAATCGCCCACAAGTCTACTACTCGCAGGCAGCAGCGCCTCCGACAATGCCACCTCAGTATCAGCCCATTGTCTCTCCTGATGCCGGTCAGGCTGAAAAACATTAA